In Haloarcula halophila, a single window of DNA contains:
- a CDS encoding thiamine-binding protein: MTVTAMLSVAPLDDADAEFDAEIAKAIDALEAFDVEYETNPMETTIQADELSEVFDAAQAATEAVDASRTITDLKIDHFREERLDVEEKVDRVETHLGRPARSQR; the protein is encoded by the coding sequence ATGACCGTCACTGCGATGTTATCTGTTGCGCCGCTGGACGACGCGGACGCGGAGTTCGACGCCGAGATCGCGAAGGCGATCGACGCGTTGGAGGCGTTCGACGTCGAGTACGAGACGAATCCGATGGAGACGACGATCCAGGCGGACGAACTGAGCGAGGTGTTCGACGCGGCACAGGCCGCCACGGAGGCCGTCGACGCCTCGCGGACGATCACCGATCTCAAGATCGACCACTTCCGGGAGGAGCGTCTGGACGTCGAGGAGAAGGTCGATCGGGTCGAGACACACCTGGGCCGGCCGGCACGGAGTCAGCGATGA
- a CDS encoding ABC transporter substrate-binding protein — MADDYGGQEAPTRRDYMKYGGAVIGGGLLAGCTGDSGSDGDSGPTDAGTATDADTGYSVTMEPMGTVEFEEPPETWLAFLSTYGDMGIALGKADGLRGLWNPETMPATFYDALPGVDVPFADITPIAVNGEFDKEVFYELDCDVHLTDPNWLRLLSDDWNEDDADEIATQVGPFLGNYIRRRGDAWHDYRYYSLYEAFEIVADAFDERERYEAFATVHDEMQTTIEERLPPSEDRPTVGLVSVNSDFEAGSFSVYTVQNWNNHKQYQDLGMRGAFDDHIEGNGDWDYEQLLEVDPDAIVFQYGFSHVPTEEFESRKETMRTDPVGSQLAAVQNDRLYRGGSAYQGPVVNLFQTEAAARQFYPEAFGEWNGVETLREGSLTLFDRQRVADIINGDI, encoded by the coding sequence ATGGCAGACGATTACGGCGGTCAGGAGGCCCCGACGCGGCGAGACTACATGAAGTACGGCGGCGCAGTCATCGGCGGCGGCCTGCTCGCGGGCTGTACGGGCGATAGCGGGTCTGACGGTGACAGCGGGCCGACGGACGCCGGGACGGCGACAGACGCTGATACCGGCTACTCGGTGACGATGGAGCCGATGGGAACCGTCGAGTTCGAAGAGCCGCCGGAGACGTGGCTCGCGTTTCTCAGCACGTACGGTGATATGGGTATCGCCCTGGGGAAAGCCGATGGTCTCCGTGGATTGTGGAATCCAGAAACGATGCCGGCGACGTTCTACGACGCTCTGCCGGGCGTGGATGTCCCGTTTGCGGACATCACACCGATCGCAGTGAACGGCGAGTTCGACAAGGAGGTCTTCTACGAGTTGGACTGCGACGTTCATCTGACCGATCCCAACTGGCTCCGTCTCCTCTCCGACGATTGGAACGAGGACGACGCCGATGAGATCGCCACCCAGGTCGGCCCGTTTCTCGGGAACTACATCCGGCGACGTGGGGACGCCTGGCACGACTACCGGTACTACTCGCTGTACGAGGCCTTCGAGATCGTCGCGGACGCCTTCGACGAGCGAGAGCGGTACGAAGCGTTCGCCACGGTCCACGACGAGATGCAGACGACCATCGAGGAGAGGCTGCCGCCGTCGGAGGATCGACCGACTGTCGGATTAGTGTCGGTTAACTCCGACTTCGAAGCAGGATCGTTCTCCGTCTATACGGTGCAAAACTGGAACAATCACAAGCAGTACCAGGATTTGGGGATGCGCGGGGCGTTTGATGACCACATCGAAGGAAACGGGGACTGGGATTATGAGCAACTGCTGGAAGTCGATCCCGACGCGATCGTGTTCCAGTACGGCTTCTCGCACGTCCCGACCGAGGAGTTCGAGTCCCGAAAGGAGACGATGCGTACGGATCCGGTCGGCAGTCAGCTAGCAGCGGTCCAGAACGACCGCCTGTATCGCGGTGGCAGCGCTTATCAGGGACCGGTCGTCAACCTCTTCCAGACGGAGGCGGCGGCACGGCAGTTCTACCCCGAGGCATTCGGCGAGTGGAACGGAGTAGAGACGCTTCGTGAAGGCTCGCTCACGCTGTTTGACCGCCAGCGCGTCGCGGACATCATCAACGGCGACATCTGA
- a CDS encoding thiamine ABC transporter substrate-binding protein, giving the protein MTRRRSFLKAVGGAAALGTAGCMGGSSSPSYDTVRIGTYNSFIDAPSTSAGDWVKEEFESRHDLTLEWVVPDGGLQHFFQRQQQGADLGADAFIGVTPPDLVNADQELDDPLFTSYDTGAVENSDNVVDAYEFDPQNRVIPTGASYVSLVYDEGVVSPPETLEALTTEEYADTLLLANPQSTTTGLLFLLWTINTIGADSYLDYWADLMDNGVTILGSWGDAYAAYSEEEKPMVVSYSTDQVYASAENQDMSRHQIAFPNDQGYAYVDGTAKFAATDRGELVDTFTSFMLDPAVQQEVAVKNVGLPTVSNASLPEEFAQYAHEPEQPIQFGYDALAENLDTWREDWSRQVAEK; this is encoded by the coding sequence ATGACACGGCGCCGTTCGTTCCTCAAGGCCGTCGGGGGCGCTGCTGCGCTCGGGACTGCCGGCTGTATGGGGGGGTCCTCGTCCCCGTCGTACGACACCGTGCGGATCGGGACGTACAACTCCTTCATCGACGCGCCGAGTACGAGCGCCGGCGACTGGGTGAAAGAGGAGTTCGAGTCCCGCCACGACCTCACGCTGGAGTGGGTCGTCCCCGACGGCGGCCTCCAGCATTTCTTCCAGCGCCAGCAACAGGGCGCTGATCTGGGTGCTGACGCCTTCATTGGCGTGACCCCACCGGACCTGGTCAACGCCGACCAGGAACTCGACGACCCTCTGTTTACCTCCTACGACACCGGTGCCGTCGAGAACAGCGACAACGTCGTCGACGCTTACGAGTTCGATCCCCAGAACCGCGTCATCCCGACCGGGGCGTCCTACGTCAGCCTCGTCTACGACGAGGGCGTGGTCTCACCCCCGGAGACCCTCGAAGCGTTGACCACCGAGGAGTACGCCGACACGCTGTTGCTCGCGAACCCACAGAGCACGACGACCGGCCTCCTCTTCCTGCTGTGGACGATCAACACCATCGGCGCGGACAGCTATCTCGACTACTGGGCCGACCTCATGGACAACGGCGTCACCATCCTGGGTTCGTGGGGCGACGCCTACGCTGCTTACTCTGAGGAAGAGAAGCCGATGGTCGTCTCCTACTCGACGGACCAGGTGTATGCCTCGGCCGAGAACCAAGACATGAGCCGTCACCAAATCGCCTTCCCCAACGACCAAGGGTACGCGTACGTCGACGGGACGGCGAAGTTCGCGGCGACCGATCGGGGCGAACTCGTCGATACGTTCACCTCGTTCATGCTCGATCCGGCCGTCCAACAGGAAGTCGCCGTCAAGAACGTCGGTCTACCGACCGTCTCGAACGCTTCACTGCCCGAGGAGTTCGCACAGTACGCACACGAGCCAGAGCAACCCATCCAGTTCGGCTACGACGCACTCGCGGAAAACCTCGACACCTGGCGGGAGGACTGGAGCAGGCAAGTCGCCGAGAAGTAA
- a CDS encoding methyl-accepting chemotaxis protein, which produces MTEPSDESNGEGDSTEPRPDGGASVKDAQSGSEYASAGNIQPEPETTDELERLRYERDYWRGLFEQVIEEFPQTGFVVDDTDTVAYFNSEAESGLGFDKETVLGKKTHEAFPISADDETFAQTVAREGKSRREANYRQIPTMDGQRWVRSSGVPLRNPEGEVIGGFETTSDVTGLVTQQQTITDAQSQVSNEVATLANEAVETTDRVQDAIDTADSLAGEQVDNMEEVSSEVGSLSATVEEIAASAKEINERAQKAEQLAIESTESGTDVIGRMEDVAESSDDVAERTHTLAEQVAEIDDIVEVINDIADQTNILALNANIEAARAGESGSGFTVVANEVKSLAEEVQSESERIEEIIRQTRQEADETIESIESVTTEIHDSTSAIRTLVDNQEQIVEVVNDTSTGMEDIVEATDDQAVRTEEVASIIDSATDRAKRVSEEIETVDEANETQSRLVSDIEAAIEELAETVEQIDTNSAEDSVVIERDETR; this is translated from the coding sequence ATGACAGAACCGAGTGACGAGAGCAACGGGGAAGGCGACTCGACTGAGCCACGTCCGGACGGAGGTGCCAGTGTGAAAGACGCACAGAGTGGGTCCGAGTACGCGTCCGCCGGGAACATCCAGCCCGAACCGGAGACGACAGACGAACTGGAACGTCTCCGATACGAGAGGGACTACTGGCGGGGACTGTTCGAACAGGTGATCGAAGAGTTTCCCCAGACCGGGTTCGTCGTCGACGATACCGATACGGTGGCGTATTTCAACTCGGAAGCCGAATCCGGATTGGGATTCGACAAGGAGACCGTTCTCGGAAAGAAGACCCACGAGGCCTTCCCGATATCGGCCGACGACGAAACCTTCGCACAGACCGTCGCCCGTGAAGGGAAAAGCCGACGCGAAGCGAACTACCGACAGATCCCCACGATGGACGGTCAGCGATGGGTCCGTTCGAGCGGTGTTCCGCTCAGAAACCCAGAGGGTGAAGTTATCGGCGGGTTCGAGACGACATCGGACGTTACTGGGCTCGTTACGCAACAACAGACGATCACCGACGCGCAGTCGCAGGTGTCCAACGAAGTTGCGACACTCGCGAACGAGGCTGTGGAGACGACCGATCGCGTCCAGGATGCCATTGACACTGCTGACTCGCTCGCCGGCGAGCAGGTCGACAACATGGAGGAGGTGTCGAGCGAGGTCGGTTCACTCTCGGCGACGGTCGAGGAGATAGCAGCCTCGGCAAAGGAGATCAACGAACGGGCACAGAAAGCCGAACAGCTCGCTATCGAGAGCACTGAATCCGGGACGGACGTCATCGGCCGGATGGAAGACGTCGCCGAGAGCAGCGACGACGTGGCCGAGCGGACGCATACGCTCGCCGAACAGGTGGCCGAGATCGACGACATCGTCGAGGTCATCAACGACATCGCCGATCAGACGAACATTCTCGCGCTGAACGCGAATATCGAAGCGGCACGCGCCGGCGAGTCCGGGAGCGGATTCACCGTCGTTGCCAACGAAGTGAAGTCGCTCGCCGAGGAGGTCCAGTCCGAATCAGAACGCATCGAAGAAATCATCCGCCAAACGCGCCAGGAGGCCGACGAAACCATCGAAAGCATTGAATCGGTGACGACAGAGATCCACGATAGCACTAGCGCGATCCGTACGCTGGTCGACAACCAGGAACAGATCGTCGAGGTCGTGAACGACACGTCGACCGGGATGGAAGACATCGTCGAGGCCACGGACGACCAAGCGGTTCGGACCGAAGAAGTGGCGAGTATCATCGATTCGGCCACCGACCGAGCCAAGCGGGTCTCCGAAGAGATCGAGACGGTTGACGAAGCGAACGAAACACAGTCCCGACTCGTTTCGGATATCGAGGCCGCTATCGAAGAGCTCGCAGAGACCGTCGAACAAATAGACACGAACAGTGCGGAGGATTCCGTGGTTATCGAGCGAGACGAGACCCGCTGA
- the uxaC gene encoding glucuronate isomerase yields MGFIDDHYLLDSDVAVEIYDSIRDLPIVDPHSHADLEEIVVDEGWTDIWEVEGSTDHYVWSMMRKRGVPERKITGDASNKEKWLALAEIFPELAGNPTYEWIHLDLRRQFGIEKPISADTAEEIWTETKQQLDDPSMRPQRLLEEMDVEVLCTTDDPTSDLEAHERAATEVDGIDVCPTWRIDRAVHVEDAAWGEFVEELAASTGTDTSTLSGFLDALAETHDYFHDHGCRASDLSLTEPVSRPVSRQRARTVYRRAHDGHNLTETELRDLQAFLIEAVGKLNAEKDWVTQLHIGPVRDYRDSLAETVGADAGGDVSTQTIELTENLRYFLNRFDDEMEIVLYTVDPTHYPSITTLTRAFPNVSVGPAWWFNDSPHGIEEQLRQVGSVDLLANHAGMVSDSRKLMSFSSRFEMFRRVLANTLGEMVERGQIPTEHATQLGHHLSYDRPKSLYSF; encoded by the coding sequence ATGGGATTCATCGATGACCACTACCTCCTCGATTCAGACGTTGCGGTGGAAATATACGACAGTATTCGTGATCTCCCGATCGTTGATCCTCACAGCCACGCTGACCTGGAGGAAATCGTAGTCGACGAGGGATGGACGGACATCTGGGAAGTCGAAGGTAGTACAGATCACTACGTCTGGTCGATGATGCGAAAGCGTGGCGTCCCGGAACGAAAGATCACCGGAGACGCCTCCAACAAGGAAAAGTGGCTCGCCCTGGCGGAGATCTTCCCTGAACTCGCCGGAAACCCCACCTACGAGTGGATTCACCTCGACCTGCGCCGACAGTTCGGTATCGAGAAACCGATCTCGGCGGACACCGCTGAGGAGATCTGGACGGAAACGAAACAACAGCTCGACGACCCGTCGATGCGACCACAGCGACTCCTCGAGGAGATGGATGTCGAAGTGCTGTGTACGACGGACGATCCCACCTCGGATCTCGAAGCACACGAACGAGCGGCGACGGAGGTGGACGGGATCGATGTGTGTCCGACCTGGCGCATCGATAGAGCTGTTCACGTCGAGGACGCCGCCTGGGGCGAGTTTGTCGAGGAACTGGCCGCATCGACGGGAACAGATACGTCGACGCTCTCGGGATTCCTCGACGCCCTGGCCGAAACGCACGATTACTTCCACGATCACGGATGCCGGGCGAGCGATCTCAGTCTGACCGAACCGGTGTCCCGTCCAGTTAGCAGACAACGGGCACGGACTGTCTACCGGCGGGCACACGACGGGCACAACCTCACCGAGACGGAACTGCGGGACCTGCAGGCGTTTCTCATCGAAGCGGTCGGGAAACTCAACGCCGAGAAAGACTGGGTCACGCAACTACACATCGGACCGGTCCGCGATTACCGAGACTCGCTCGCGGAGACCGTCGGTGCCGACGCCGGCGGAGACGTCTCAACACAGACGATCGAACTGACCGAGAACCTCCGGTACTTCCTGAACCGGTTCGACGACGAGATGGAGATCGTCCTCTATACGGTCGATCCGACACACTATCCCTCGATCACGACGCTCACGCGGGCCTTTCCCAACGTCAGCGTCGGTCCCGCGTGGTGGTTCAACGACAGCCCACACGGGATCGAGGAACAGTTACGCCAGGTCGGGAGCGTCGACCTGCTGGCAAACCACGCCGGAATGGTCAGTGACTCACGAAAACTCATGTCGTTTAGCTCCCGGTTCGAGATGTTTCGACGGGTGCTGGCCAACACGCTCGGCGAGATGGTCGAACGGGGGCAGATACCGACAGAACACGCGACACAGTTGGGGCATCACCTGTCGTACGACCGCCCGAAATCACTCTATAGCTTCTAA
- a CDS encoding NAD-dependent epimerase/dehydratase family protein, with protein MNVLVTGAYGRCGTAIIDHLDGRSDYEFTYLNRSDRASDHRYGQFDTHVADITEYEAIRPAFDGQDAVVHLAAYPYIDGDWADVFEPNVVGMYNVLEAARDAGVESFVFGSTNHVQGMYEETLAPELYRPDFPLKIDQNDPVRPDSFYAATKSFGEDLGRYYSESVGTPARFYALRICTVLPYTHDTPYGQAEQRVADGDLTRDSQEYRRLVTRTKAMWHSRRDFAHLVDCCLQDDDVSYGIFNGVSDNDRRWFSIRHARRRLGYQPMDNGEAYDHPGNNH; from the coding sequence ATGAACGTTCTTGTTACTGGTGCCTACGGACGCTGTGGCACCGCGATCATCGATCATCTCGATGGGCGGTCCGATTACGAGTTTACCTACTTGAACCGGTCCGATCGGGCGTCGGACCACCGGTACGGGCAGTTCGACACCCACGTTGCCGATATCACGGAGTACGAGGCGATTCGTCCTGCGTTCGACGGACAGGATGCCGTCGTCCACCTTGCTGCTTACCCATATATCGACGGGGACTGGGCCGATGTTTTCGAACCGAACGTCGTCGGGATGTACAACGTACTCGAAGCAGCCCGCGATGCGGGTGTAGAGTCGTTCGTGTTCGGGTCGACCAATCACGTCCAAGGGATGTACGAGGAGACGCTCGCACCGGAGCTATACCGTCCGGATTTTCCGTTGAAGATCGACCAGAACGATCCTGTTCGGCCGGATTCGTTCTATGCGGCGACGAAGTCGTTCGGCGAGGATCTCGGTCGCTATTACAGTGAGTCGGTCGGCACGCCAGCGCGGTTCTACGCGCTCAGAATCTGTACGGTACTGCCATACACGCACGATACCCCGTACGGTCAGGCAGAACAACGGGTCGCAGATGGTGATCTGACCCGAGACAGTCAGGAATACCGGCGGTTGGTCACACGGACGAAGGCGATGTGGCACTCCCGGCGTGATTTCGCACACCTCGTCGACTGCTGTCTGCAGGACGACGATGTCTCCTATGGCATCTTCAACGGAGTGAGCGACAACGACCGGCGATGGTTCTCGATCCGTCACGCGCGTCGACGGCTCGGATACCAGCCGATGGATAACGGTGAAGCGTACGATCACCCAGGGAACAACCACTAG
- a CDS encoding dihydrodipicolinate synthase family protein, which produces MPLQFDTVKQRLRGVSVGLLTPFDGDGEITHWKIEENAQEHYRKGIRTYLTAANISEFHSLSQQERVGVTETSVNALPSDACVLAGVGGSTECAQDLIRQYDRIGVDAMMVMPPDHTYLHEQGVLEYYRKLAAVTETPLVPYVRGFDPTVEFLLDLSRMESVAGIKYALDDPVKLGAATTRGPDDVVWVDGLAEPYAVSYWAEGVEGFSAGVSNFRPEVGLALFDALSDENWSRARELRDICLPYQQFRDEPGQDNAIPGAVSVPAVKQGLELAGMYGGTVREPICPLTESELEQAETLYNRLDDDISQLIE; this is translated from the coding sequence ATGCCATTACAATTCGACACGGTCAAACAACGCCTCCGAGGTGTCTCCGTCGGTCTTCTAACCCCATTCGACGGGGATGGGGAGATAACGCACTGGAAAATCGAGGAAAACGCACAGGAACATTACAGGAAGGGAATCAGGACGTATCTGACTGCGGCGAACATCAGCGAGTTCCACTCACTGTCCCAGCAGGAGCGGGTCGGCGTAACCGAGACCAGCGTCAACGCATTACCGTCCGATGCCTGTGTTCTCGCGGGTGTCGGCGGAAGCACGGAATGTGCGCAAGATCTGATCCGACAGTACGATCGGATCGGCGTCGACGCGATGATGGTCATGCCGCCGGACCACACCTATCTGCACGAACAGGGTGTGCTCGAATATTATCGCAAACTGGCGGCCGTGACGGAGACGCCGCTGGTCCCGTACGTCCGGGGGTTCGATCCCACGGTCGAGTTCTTACTCGACCTATCGCGGATGGAGAGCGTCGCAGGCATCAAATACGCACTCGATGACCCAGTCAAACTCGGCGCTGCGACGACCAGGGGTCCGGACGACGTGGTCTGGGTTGATGGGCTGGCTGAGCCGTACGCTGTCTCCTACTGGGCGGAAGGCGTCGAAGGGTTCTCCGCGGGAGTGAGCAACTTCCGTCCCGAGGTGGGATTAGCCCTGTTCGACGCACTTTCCGACGAGAACTGGAGCCGAGCCCGGGAACTCAGAGATATCTGTCTCCCATACCAGCAGTTCAGGGACGAGCCGGGGCAGGACAATGCAATCCCGGGTGCGGTCAGCGTCCCGGCGGTAAAGCAGGGACTCGAACTCGCGGGGATGTACGGTGGCACAGTCCGTGAGCCGATCTGTCCCCTCACCGAGTCAGAGCTAGAGCAGGCAGAAACCCTCTACAACCGACTCGACGACGACATCAGCCAACTGATCGAGTGA
- a CDS encoding IclR family transcriptional regulator, with the protein MPTNTPRKIGAVHKTCRILEILQERDEAGITEIAEAMDFSKSAVHGHLATLEDEGFVVKDGHQYHLSLRFLDIAESVKGRVAKREIVREQVRMLAEQTGEVVHFGSEENGRVVYLSKSKGDAAVETASQVGKRMPMHSTSLGKAILAELPQETVENILERHEMTERTEATITEPDALFDELETTRERGYSIDDEENLPGVRCIGMAVTDPDAGVFGALSVSGPSQRMTDDRIENKLSEMVAQAANVIEVNSMYS; encoded by the coding sequence ATGCCGACAAACACACCACGAAAAATCGGGGCGGTCCACAAGACCTGTAGGATACTCGAAATCCTTCAGGAGCGGGACGAGGCGGGTATCACCGAGATAGCTGAGGCGATGGACTTCTCGAAGAGTGCAGTCCACGGCCACCTCGCCACGCTAGAAGACGAGGGATTCGTCGTCAAGGACGGACACCAGTATCATCTCAGTCTCCGGTTTCTCGATATTGCCGAATCGGTGAAGGGACGGGTGGCGAAGCGTGAGATCGTCCGTGAACAGGTCCGCATGCTCGCGGAACAGACCGGGGAGGTCGTCCACTTCGGTTCCGAAGAGAACGGCCGCGTCGTCTATCTCTCCAAGTCGAAAGGGGACGCCGCCGTCGAAACCGCTTCGCAGGTTGGAAAGCGGATGCCGATGCACTCGACATCACTCGGGAAGGCGATCCTCGCGGAACTGCCCCAGGAGACGGTAGAGAATATCCTCGAGCGACACGAGATGACCGAGCGGACGGAAGCGACGATCACCGAGCCGGATGCGTTGTTCGACGAACTCGAAACCACCCGGGAACGTGGCTACTCGATCGATGACGAGGAGAACCTCCCAGGTGTCCGCTGTATCGGGATGGCAGTGACCGACCCCGATGCCGGAGTGTTCGGTGCGCTCAGTGTGTCAGGCCCCTCACAGCGGATGACCGACGACCGGATCGAAAACAAACTCTCGGAGATGGTGGCACAGGCAGCCAACGTCATCGAAGTGAATTCGATGTACTCGTAG
- a CDS encoding universal stress protein → MYDSILLPVDGSEHGAKVVHHAAELAQWTEATIQVVSVADTTRDSVTVVDGNVVDALEREGETIVADIATTLETLGVEHGTDVVQGSPAPTIVDYAERYDYDLIVLPTHGRTGISRYLLGSVTEKVVRLSDIPVLTARMHSDEQLQFPYETILIPTDGSPASTAAAKHGLALAATLDATVHTLSVVDDTSLGPDVRSAIPTDDRERLATEAVENVDADATEYDLSNVHTHVEHGSPAEVLREHIETNDIHAVVMGSSGRRGVDRILLGSVAEKTVRTAPVPVITVHEQS, encoded by the coding sequence ATGTACGATTCGATCCTGCTCCCGGTCGACGGCAGCGAACACGGGGCCAAGGTCGTCCATCACGCGGCCGAACTCGCGCAGTGGACGGAGGCAACGATACAGGTGGTGTCCGTCGCCGATACGACTCGGGACAGCGTTACCGTTGTCGACGGCAACGTCGTTGACGCACTGGAACGGGAGGGAGAGACCATCGTCGCGGATATCGCGACGACCCTCGAAACGCTCGGTGTCGAGCACGGAACCGATGTCGTTCAGGGCAGTCCAGCCCCGACAATCGTCGACTACGCCGAGCGATACGACTACGACCTGATCGTCCTGCCGACCCACGGCCGGACCGGCATCTCACGCTATCTGCTCGGGAGTGTCACGGAGAAAGTCGTCCGTTTGTCCGATATCCCCGTCCTGACTGCTCGAATGCACTCCGATGAGCAATTGCAGTTCCCATACGAGACGATTCTCATCCCGACCGACGGAAGTCCTGCGTCGACCGCTGCCGCCAAGCATGGTCTCGCTCTCGCGGCGACGCTCGATGCGACAGTACATACCCTCTCTGTCGTGGATGATACGTCGCTGGGTCCTGACGTTCGCTCTGCGATCCCGACAGATGACCGCGAACGTCTGGCGACTGAGGCTGTCGAAAACGTGGACGCAGACGCTACTGAGTACGATCTTTCGAACGTCCACACGCACGTTGAACACGGGTCGCCTGCGGAGGTACTCAGAGAGCATATCGAAACGAACGACATTCACGCCGTCGTGATGGGGTCCAGCGGCCGCCGTGGCGTCGATCGAATCTTGCTTGGGAGTGTCGCCGAAAAGACGGTCCGAACAGCGCCAGTTCCGGTCATCACCGTCCACGAACAGTCGTAG
- a CDS encoding mannonate dehydratase has product MKELTADGSGTPALRTGLRTRTLSDERLEFCRQIGVEDIFLDHRDPRGDVFADEGSHDEETITIDEGVVPSVSDLVAARNRAEDAGLRLMGIQSLSYNVYGKIMLGVDGQDRQLETIKQLVRNVGEADIPILGYQWNPRGVVPMRTSQTVQLRGGARGRGFDIDDIDEPYERAPEVEREYEEAELWDNYERFLEAVLPVAEEAGVTLALHPADPPTVEQLGGIPRLFRNVEAFERAMTAVPSDNHGLKLCLGCFSEMPGTDVTEVIERFGEEDDIVFVHFRDVIGTWPSFTETFVDDDRSNFDALTAIGALQDVGFDGVMVPDHVPTITGDTEWGHRSRAHAVAYLNGLLECSRRSP; this is encoded by the coding sequence ATGAAAGAACTCACGGCGGACGGTTCGGGAACGCCGGCGTTACGGACCGGACTCCGGACCAGAACGCTTTCGGACGAACGGCTGGAGTTCTGCCGTCAGATCGGTGTCGAAGATATCTTCCTCGATCACCGGGACCCCCGCGGGGATGTCTTCGCCGACGAGGGAAGTCACGACGAGGAGACGATCACCATCGACGAGGGCGTTGTCCCGTCAGTCTCGGATCTCGTCGCGGCCCGGAACCGAGCCGAAGACGCCGGACTGCGGCTGATGGGCATCCAGTCGCTCAGCTACAACGTCTACGGGAAGATCATGCTGGGGGTGGATGGGCAGGACCGGCAGTTAGAGACGATCAAGCAACTCGTTCGCAACGTTGGAGAGGCAGATATCCCGATCCTCGGCTATCAGTGGAATCCACGTGGGGTCGTCCCGATGCGGACGTCCCAAACAGTGCAGCTCCGGGGTGGAGCACGTGGCCGTGGATTCGATATCGACGATATCGACGAGCCGTACGAACGGGCTCCGGAAGTCGAACGCGAATACGAGGAGGCAGAACTCTGGGACAATTACGAGCGGTTCCTCGAAGCGGTTCTTCCCGTTGCCGAAGAAGCCGGTGTCACGCTGGCACTCCATCCGGCGGATCCGCCCACGGTTGAACAGTTGGGTGGGATTCCGCGGTTGTTCCGGAACGTCGAAGCGTTCGAGCGAGCGATGACCGCAGTTCCGAGCGATAACCACGGTCTCAAGCTCTGTCTGGGTTGCTTCTCGGAAATGCCGGGGACGGATGTCACCGAGGTCATCGAACGGTTCGGCGAAGAGGATGACATCGTCTTCGTACACTTCCGCGATGTCATCGGTACCTGGCCGAGTTTCACGGAGACGTTTGTCGACGACGACCGGAGCAACTTCGATGCGCTGACCGCCATCGGGGCGCTGCAAGACGTCGGGTTCGACGGCGTCATGGTCCCCGACCACGTCCCGACGATCACCGGAGATACGGAGTGGGGACACCGATCTCGTGCGCACGCTGTAGCCTACCTCAACGGACTGCTCGAATGCTCCCGGCGCTCTCCCTGA